Proteins co-encoded in one Pseudarthrobacter chlorophenolicus A6 genomic window:
- a CDS encoding dolichyl-phosphate-mannose--protein mannosyltransferase yields the protein MGLVTQTSTRRPGAGESGAGQPAPAASPGTLSEVAEQGPFRLGRGRSRPWVVRPEEAFSIDGLRARLLGSVRSWREYPPSLRIWFILVPVFTAVVAGILRFFRLDAPHKLVFDETYYVKDAYSYLISGYERSWPDKANDSFNAGNPDVLLNSPEYVVHPPVGKWMIAAGMALFGSDNPFGWRFAAALTGTLSVLLVSLIALKLFRSLPLAGAAGLLLAVDGHHLVMSRTSLLDIFLMFWVLAAFGALLMDRDDGRRRLAARLAAAAARNGGRPPVAELLSGPWLGVRWWRITAGVCLGLAVGTKWSGLFFLAGFGLLTVFWDLNARRVAGIRGWVSGGIIKDGLPAFFSTVPVAAAVYSLTWTGWFRSDNGYFRHWAENNPSATWGWLPDAVRSLAHYHQEAYTFHQGLSSEHPYEASAWSWLVLGRPTSFFYESPQQGTPGCDVAKCTSAILSVGNPLIWWAAAISLVVLLFWWAGRRDWRAGAILAGVAAGYLPWFMYPDRTMFYFYAVSFEPFLVLSLAYCLGLVLGRSSDPPWRRRSGLYLVALFVAAAVLLSAFFYPVWAAEVIPYDAWKVRMWMPSWI from the coding sequence ATGGGGCTCGTGACGCAGACCTCGACGCGGCGGCCGGGAGCCGGAGAATCCGGAGCCGGACAACCCGCTCCAGCGGCGTCTCCAGGCACCCTTTCCGAGGTTGCGGAGCAGGGTCCGTTCCGGTTGGGGCGCGGCAGGTCCAGGCCGTGGGTTGTCAGGCCGGAGGAAGCTTTCAGCATCGACGGACTCCGGGCGCGGCTGCTGGGCAGCGTCCGGTCGTGGCGGGAGTACCCGCCCTCGCTGCGGATCTGGTTCATCCTTGTGCCTGTCTTCACGGCGGTGGTGGCGGGAATCCTCCGCTTCTTCCGCCTGGATGCCCCGCACAAGCTGGTCTTCGACGAGACCTACTATGTCAAGGACGCTTACTCCTACCTCATCAGCGGCTACGAGCGCAGCTGGCCGGACAAGGCGAACGACTCCTTCAACGCCGGCAACCCGGATGTCCTGCTGAACTCCCCGGAATACGTGGTCCATCCGCCGGTGGGTAAGTGGATGATCGCCGCGGGGATGGCGCTCTTCGGCTCTGACAACCCGTTCGGCTGGCGCTTCGCAGCAGCCCTGACCGGAACCCTGTCAGTCCTGCTGGTCTCGCTCATCGCGCTCAAGCTGTTCCGGTCCCTTCCACTGGCCGGAGCCGCAGGCTTGCTCCTGGCGGTGGACGGCCACCACTTGGTCATGTCCCGCACCTCACTGCTGGACATCTTCCTGATGTTCTGGGTCCTGGCGGCCTTCGGGGCGCTCCTGATGGACCGGGACGATGGCCGTCGGAGGCTCGCCGCCCGGCTGGCCGCTGCCGCAGCACGCAATGGCGGACGTCCGCCGGTGGCGGAACTGCTGTCCGGCCCGTGGCTTGGCGTCCGCTGGTGGCGCATCACTGCCGGTGTTTGCCTTGGACTGGCTGTCGGTACCAAGTGGTCCGGACTGTTCTTCCTGGCGGGGTTCGGCCTGCTCACCGTCTTCTGGGACCTGAATGCCCGGCGGGTGGCAGGCATCCGGGGCTGGGTCAGCGGCGGAATCATCAAGGACGGCCTTCCCGCGTTCTTCAGCACGGTTCCCGTGGCCGCCGCTGTCTATTCGCTGACGTGGACCGGCTGGTTCCGGTCCGACAACGGCTACTTCCGGCATTGGGCGGAAAACAACCCCTCCGCGACGTGGGGCTGGTTGCCTGACGCTGTGCGGTCACTCGCCCATTACCACCAGGAGGCCTACACCTTCCACCAGGGCCTCAGTTCCGAGCACCCTTACGAGGCAAGCGCCTGGAGCTGGCTGGTACTGGGCCGGCCGACGTCGTTCTTCTATGAATCCCCCCAGCAGGGCACCCCCGGCTGCGACGTCGCCAAGTGCACCTCGGCCATCCTGTCGGTGGGCAATCCCCTGATCTGGTGGGCTGCGGCCATCTCCCTGGTCGTCCTGCTGTTCTGGTGGGCCGGCCGGCGTGACTGGCGCGCCGGCGCCATACTGGCCGGCGTTGCCGCAGGGTACCTGCCGTGGTTCATGTATCCGGACCGGACAATGTTCTATTTCTATGCGGTGTCCTTCGAGCCGTTCCTGGTGCTGTCCCTCGCCTATTGCCTGGGCCTGGTCCTCGGCAGGTCATCCGATCCGCCGTGGCGGCGCCGTTCGGGGCTGTACCTGGTGGCACTGTTCGTGGCCGCAGCCGTTCTGCTGTCGGCCTTCTTCTACCCCGTATGGGCGGCCGAGGTCATCCCCTACGACGCATGGAAGGTCCGCATGTGGATGCCGTCATGGATCTAG
- the rsmI gene encoding 16S rRNA (cytidine(1402)-2'-O)-methyltransferase gives MDSSPSTSPAAGPAAPGRIVLAATPIGNVGDASARLVELLGTADIVAAEDTRRLHRLVQSLGISVAGRIISYHEHNEATRTAELLDQVRLGSTLVMVTDAGMPSVSDPGFRLVEGAVAAGLTVTAVPGPSAVLTALALSGLPTDRFCFEGFLPRKAGERAGRLADLAGERRTMVFFEAPHRLEAMLRALRERFGPDRPVAVCRELTKTYEEVIRGSLDELLHWAESNEVRGEIAVVLGGAPEQAAGTPKDHVAAVNELVAQGIRLKEAVAAVAEDVRVSKRELYSAVLAAR, from the coding sequence GTGGATTCTTCCCCCAGCACCTCTCCCGCCGCCGGCCCTGCTGCCCCCGGGCGCATTGTCCTTGCCGCCACGCCCATCGGAAATGTCGGCGACGCCTCCGCCCGCCTGGTTGAGCTGCTGGGGACAGCGGACATTGTTGCCGCGGAGGACACCCGCCGCCTGCACCGCCTGGTCCAGAGCCTCGGCATCAGTGTGGCCGGAAGGATCATCAGCTACCACGAACACAACGAAGCGACCCGGACCGCCGAGCTCCTTGACCAGGTCCGGTTGGGCAGCACCCTGGTCATGGTGACCGACGCCGGGATGCCGTCGGTTTCCGATCCCGGGTTCCGGCTGGTGGAGGGCGCCGTGGCCGCCGGTCTGACGGTCACCGCTGTCCCCGGCCCGTCTGCCGTCCTGACTGCCCTGGCGCTGTCCGGCCTGCCGACCGACCGGTTCTGCTTCGAGGGGTTCCTGCCGCGGAAAGCCGGTGAACGCGCCGGACGGCTGGCAGACCTCGCCGGTGAGCGCAGGACTATGGTGTTTTTCGAAGCGCCGCACCGGCTTGAAGCCATGCTCCGCGCGCTGCGTGAGCGTTTCGGCCCGGACCGGCCCGTCGCCGTCTGCCGCGAGCTGACCAAGACGTATGAGGAAGTGATCCGGGGCTCCCTCGACGAGCTGCTGCACTGGGCCGAAAGCAACGAGGTCCGCGGGGAAATTGCCGTAGTCCTCGGTGGCGCGCCGGAGCAGGCCGCCGGTACGCCGAAGGACCACGTGGCGGCGGTGAACGAACTGGTGGCCCAGGGCATCAGGCTCAAGGAAGCCGTGGCCGCGGTTGCGGAGGACGTCAGGGTCAGCAAACGCGAGCTGTATTCGGCCGTGCTTGCCGCCCGCTGA
- a CDS encoding NAD-dependent succinate-semialdehyde dehydrogenase, which produces MTVTAQAAVTADRESRLLASVPTGLLINGEWRDAASGKTFDVEDPATGKVLLSIADAGAEDGAAALDAAVAAQESWAKVPPRERGEILRRAFELVTERAEDFALLMTMEMGKPLAEARGEVTYGAEFLRWFSEEAVRAFGRYSVAPDGKSRLLVTKKPVGPCLLITPWNFPLAMATRKIAPAVAAGCTMVLKSANLTPLTSQLFAAVMQEAGLPAGVLNVIPTSTAGATTGPLIKDARLRKLSFTGSTEVGRRLLSDASETVLRTSMELGGNAPFVVFDDADLDAAVAGAMLAKLRNMGEACTAANRFIVHESVATEFAEKFAAKMKEMTTARGTEPESKVGPLIDAKSRDKVHELVSDAVASGAKAVLGGAPVDGPGYFYQPTILAGVTEGTRILSEEIFGPVAPIITFSSEDDAVRLANNTEYGLVAYVFTKDLNRGIRMGERLETGMLGLNAGVISNAAAPFGGVKQSGLGREGGLEGIEEYLYTQYIGIADPYAG; this is translated from the coding sequence GTGACTGTTACTGCACAGGCCGCTGTTACCGCCGACCGTGAAAGCCGGCTTCTGGCCTCCGTTCCCACCGGTTTGCTGATCAATGGCGAGTGGCGTGATGCCGCTTCCGGCAAGACGTTCGACGTCGAGGATCCCGCCACCGGCAAGGTGCTGCTGAGCATTGCCGACGCCGGCGCCGAGGATGGTGCCGCGGCCCTGGACGCTGCGGTGGCTGCGCAGGAGTCCTGGGCAAAGGTTCCGCCGCGGGAGCGTGGGGAGATCCTGCGCCGGGCTTTCGAGCTTGTGACTGAGCGTGCCGAGGACTTCGCGCTGCTGATGACCATGGAGATGGGCAAGCCCCTGGCCGAGGCCCGCGGCGAGGTCACCTACGGTGCAGAGTTCCTGCGCTGGTTCTCCGAGGAAGCTGTCCGCGCGTTCGGCCGCTACTCCGTGGCCCCGGACGGCAAATCCCGCCTGCTGGTAACCAAGAAGCCCGTTGGCCCGTGCCTGCTGATCACGCCGTGGAACTTCCCGCTGGCCATGGCCACCCGCAAGATCGCGCCGGCCGTTGCCGCCGGCTGCACCATGGTCCTGAAATCGGCCAACCTGACGCCGCTGACGTCGCAGCTGTTCGCGGCCGTGATGCAGGAAGCCGGGCTGCCCGCCGGTGTCCTGAACGTCATTCCGACCTCCACCGCCGGTGCCACGACCGGTCCGCTGATCAAGGATGCCCGGCTGCGGAAGCTTTCCTTCACCGGATCCACCGAAGTGGGCCGCCGGCTGCTTTCCGATGCGTCAGAAACCGTGCTCCGGACCTCGATGGAGCTCGGCGGCAACGCTCCGTTCGTCGTCTTCGACGATGCTGACCTGGATGCGGCCGTCGCCGGTGCCATGCTGGCCAAGCTGCGCAACATGGGTGAGGCCTGCACCGCTGCCAACCGGTTTATCGTGCACGAATCCGTGGCCACCGAATTCGCGGAGAAGTTCGCCGCGAAGATGAAGGAGATGACCACCGCCCGCGGCACCGAGCCCGAGTCCAAAGTGGGCCCGCTGATCGATGCCAAGAGCCGGGACAAGGTGCACGAACTGGTTTCCGACGCCGTTGCCTCCGGCGCGAAGGCTGTCCTGGGCGGCGCGCCGGTGGACGGCCCGGGCTACTTCTACCAGCCCACCATCCTCGCCGGCGTCACCGAGGGCACCCGGATCCTGTCGGAAGAGATCTTCGGCCCGGTAGCCCCCATCATCACGTTCTCCAGCGAGGACGACGCCGTACGCCTGGCCAACAACACCGAATATGGCCTGGTGGCGTACGTCTTCACCAAGGACCTCAACCGGGGCATCCGGATGGGTGAACGGCTCGAAACCGGCATGCTCGGCCTGAACGCCGGCGTGATTTCCAACGCCGCGGCACCCTTCGGGGGCGTCAAGCAGTCCGGCCTGGGCCGTGAAGGCGGGCTCGAAGGCATCGAGGAGTACCTCTACACCCAGTACATCGGCATCGCCGACCCCTACGCCGGCTGA